The Microbacterium sp. W4I20 genome segment CTCCCCGCCGGGATGAACGAGCTCGAGGAACCGGTCGTCGCGCTGCCACGACGCGGCGGTCGTCACCACCGGCTCGCTCGACGTCCACTCCGGGATGCGGAGGCGCACCCGCGCGGCCGCTCCCTCCGCCGAGCTGACGGTGACCTGCACGCGCAGCGCCTGCGGGCGGTGCAGTTCGCCACCGGGACCGCCGTTCGCATCGGGGCCGACGTAGCTGGCGTCGTCGCGGAGGCGCACCTCGACGGTAACGGGCTGACCGGATGCCGTGGCCTCCGCCCGCACCGGCAGGTACTGCGCGACCGTCAGCGTGGTGTCGTCTGCGTAGACGGCGAGCGGCGCGATACGCGTGTGCGCCTGCACGAGACTCCCGTGGCAGCACCAGAAGTCCTCCGTCGGCGTGCCCCAGTTCTTGCGAGCGCCGCCCTCCAACGGCAGGAAGTACGCGACCATGCCCGTCTCCGGATGCTGCTGCGCGAGCAGTCCGTTGTGCAGATTCGCCTCGATGTAGTCGAGGTGCGCGGGGTCGCCGCCCCAGCGATACAGCACGTCGGCGAGCCGGATCATGTTGTACACCGAGCAGTGCTCCTGCGTCTTCGGTCCGCGGCGAGCCGCGAAGGAGAACGGCGGCGTCCAGATCTCGCCCGACGTCTGGCCGCCGGTGCAGAAGGTGCCGCGGCGGGTGACCGCCCACTCCCAGTACTGTTCGACGACGCGCTTCCAGCGCTCTTCGCCCGTGACCTCGTACGCGCGGGCGGCACCGAGCACCTCGGGAATCGTCGTGTTGGCGTGCATGTTGGTGAGCGCGTCCTCTCCGGCCAGCAGCGCGTCGAACAGCGAACCGTGCCAGTAGAGCTCGAGGAGCTCACGATAGAGGTCGTCGCCGGTGGCCTCGAGGAGGTCGGCCCAGACCTCCAGCATCCCCCCGGTCTCCATGTCGAGGATCTGCTGGAACTTCTCCCGCTCGAAGCCTCGCGCCCACTCGGCGATGGCGCCGGCCGCGCGGTGCGCGATCCGCAGCGCGCGCTCGTCACCGAGGTCGCGGTACACGTCGACGAGCCCCATGAACGTCTTGTGGATCGCGTACTGCGGCGCCCAGACGTCGCGGCCCTCCGCGAGCCGGCGGAGGAAGGAGGGTGGAGTCGCGAAGACCCACTCACCCCCGTTCTCCTCCTGGCACCGGGCGAGCAGATCGAGCACCCCGTCGAGCTTGGCGCGCAGCATGACGTCTCCGGTCGCCGCGGTCTCGCGGGCCGCCGCCGACATCCAGTGGCCGAGGAAGTGCCCGCGCAGCAGCGAGCCCGGCGTCTCCCACCCCCAGTGCCGGTCGAGCCCCCGGTCGGCCGCCGACGAACCGGACGGCTTCAGGTGCCAGAGCTGGTCGCCGATGCCCGCCTCGATCAGGTGGTTCTGCACCAGATTGCGCTCGGACAGCGACACGAGGTAGTCGCGATTGCGGCGCCGACGCCGGTCGAAGGTCCCCGCGGTGAGGCGCACGGCCGAGGGCGGGAGAGCGAGAGCGGACATGGATCCTCCTGGGTTTGCGAGATCGATCTCTGACTGTACTCCAGCGGGGCGGCCGTGCAGAATGGTCGGCATGCACTCCCCTCGCGTGATCCACCTCACCGCCGGCGATGTCTCCCTCGTGCTGGCAGCGTTCTCGGACGATCTCCCGGTCATCCTGCACTGGGGGGCCAGGGTAACCGCGACCGATCAGGACCTGGAGGCCTTCGCTCTTGCCGAGCAAAGACCAGGTCTGGGTGGGATTTCTGATCTTCCGTACCGGCCGTCGGTCCTTCCCGAGCACAGCCGAGGGTGGTTCGGTCGCCCCGGACTGAGTGCGCATCGCGGGGGCGCCGGGTGGGCGCCCGCGTTCCGCGTCGACACGATCGCGGTCGACGGGACACCG includes the following:
- a CDS encoding beta-L-arabinofuranosidase domain-containing protein gives rise to the protein MSALALPPSAVRLTAGTFDRRRRRNRDYLVSLSERNLVQNHLIEAGIGDQLWHLKPSGSSAADRGLDRHWGWETPGSLLRGHFLGHWMSAAARETAATGDVMLRAKLDGVLDLLARCQEENGGEWVFATPPSFLRRLAEGRDVWAPQYAIHKTFMGLVDVYRDLGDERALRIAHRAAGAIAEWARGFEREKFQQILDMETGGMLEVWADLLEATGDDLYRELLELYWHGSLFDALLAGEDALTNMHANTTIPEVLGAARAYEVTGEERWKRVVEQYWEWAVTRRGTFCTGGQTSGEIWTPPFSFAARRGPKTQEHCSVYNMIRLADVLYRWGGDPAHLDYIEANLHNGLLAQQHPETGMVAYFLPLEGGARKNWGTPTEDFWCCHGSLVQAHTRIAPLAVYADDTTLTVAQYLPVRAEATASGQPVTVEVRLRDDASYVGPDANGGPGGELHRPQALRVQVTVSSAEGAAARVRLRIPEWTSSEPVVTTAASWQRDDRFLELVHPGGETAVDVEFPFVLRTVPIPDEPDTVAFVEGPIVLAGLVDREVCLEGDPAKPSTLLAADDERQWTQWLVRYRTVGRDAGIRFIPLNEVTDERYSVYFPVRPAVTP